Part of the Nicotiana tabacum cultivar K326 chromosome 20, ASM71507v2, whole genome shotgun sequence genome, GTAGAatctaacccccccccccctccgttaaaatgaaaaataaatactcCTATTAGATATAAAATGGAATGAATATAAATAACTACGACAAATATTGAGCCAATCATTCTCTAGGACCAAAGATTCACGACAATAATATACATTGTCATATCAGGTTAGGACGTAATGTAAGTAGCAAAAAGGCATGTAGTTTAGACTATAATACCACAAAGGAGTATGATAGTTTGAAACCTTCACCGTTAATTAGAGAATTCAGATTCAATATCTAAATACAGAgcacttgaaataaaaatgctataaatttgaataaaaatctcgaaaagaaaaataaacaatagAAGTATCATGTTTTGAAGGATTTACTATTTACTTTTAGTATtactttaatttatatatatgagTATTGGATCGGGTGAGCCACGTCGGGTTGAGTTATTcctattttaatttgattattatttattaggctgaaaataagaaaattcttgtgaaaatttatattttcctatCACTGTGATTTTTTGTGAGTTagtagaatttttatgatttttgtgtgagaaaatataattatatgattTTGGTAAATAAAGAATCATggttatgatttttgtgtgaaaaGATAAAGTTACATGATTTTAGTGAAAAAAAACTATAGTTATATCACCATTTGTGAAATTAACCCAATAAAAATACCATCATAAGAAGCTCCTTACCTATTCATAGTGGCTTAATCGGCATGAATCCCAATTAATTGAGCCAGCGAATTTTAAATACAGAAAGTTTAACCAAAAAAGTTTATATTTAAAAAACGAAATCTAAAAAGTTGTTAggtcaatattttttttataaatatgcCCTTCTTTGGAGATCCAAATAAATTAGGGTCCAAGTGAAGAAATTTCACAGTGTGCATCCTTAAAGGTTGGCGATTAACTTTTGGTCATGTCAAAGAAAGTATAGTAATTATACAAATACCCGCCAGAACTTGTGCTCctcctcttccttcttcttctccatcattttcaTATGTGCCGTAGAAAATTGAAAACTCATGACCTTATTTGTGTTGGTTTGGATTGGGattgtagaagaaccttgaaaATACCAAATTATTTGGGTTTGTTTGACTTTATTGTTAAAGAAGATAAAGTAATTCTATTAACTTTCGaaggtttggattgaatttaacCATCGAGAATTATTGGGATTAATAAGATGTTGAATATAAAATAAAGCCATCTGGATTCTGATGTTGTTCCTGACAAATTTGGATTAGTTTTAAGCAAACAATGTGTTGGtgaaatttttcagaaatttcttATGATTCGCCAGAATCTGTAGAAAGTGATTTCCAGAATCAACCTGCTTAACTGCATGCCAGACCATTAAATAATGACACAATTTGTGTTTAATTCCTTGTGATTCACCGGGAGTAGTTGTGGCAAATCCATCAATCAGAAGCTCCTATAGATCCGCCAGAATATGACAACAATTTGTTCCAAAATTATGGCACAATTTAACAAGGCTTATGGTGATTTATCAAGACTTGTGGCAACCTTATCCATTAGAAATTCCTAGAGATCCGCTAGAATTTGTAAACAATGTGTTCCAAAGTTATGACACATTTGTAGTAAACTCCACATAATTCACCAAGACTAGTTATGACAAGTCCATACATTAGAAACTCTTGGGGATCCACCAGAATATGTGAACAATTTGTTCTAAATTACGACACAGTTAATACTAAGGTCCTGATGATTTATCAGGACCTTGGACAAGCCTATCAAATAGAAACTCCCGGTGATTCCTGGACACTTTGTATCGAACTCCTGATAACTGTCATAACTTGTGACAAGGCTAGACAAGTTAAATCATTCCATATAAATAAGGGCGGTTAAATTTGGTCCAAGCCCAAATGACTCACACAACTCATTCAATGTTGGGCTAGTTATTGACCCACCTATTTATTGAACTTAAGCTCATCTTGACCCAACCCATTTCAACCCATTAAAATTTGGGCCAATTTTTAACTCAAATTGATCAATGAGTAACTTTGCCAAAATATcttagaaataaattatataacaaaagaaaaaggtcttatttagaaattatgcaattcaTAAGAAGACAACATATATTAAGTAAAACTTAAAAAGAATTGGGCGGGTTGGGCAATGACCTGAATTTTAGTACATCTTGATACAACCCATTTTAGCCCAAGACCCGCTCAATTATTAACTCAACTCATTTTGACTCGCCCAAAATCGGCTCAACCCGCCCATTTAACACCCCTAAATTATAAATTGAAGCGGAAGGAGCACAACGTAACAAtgaagaaaaaacaaaatgatTACTCATGACAAATGGCTTTTAGCATATTCCCACACGCACCATTTATACTAAGCTACCTCTACAAGTGGCTAATTAAACTACTagtaacaaaagaaaactatatGATCACCTCCAAGGAGAAGAACGATTAACTGAAATTTAAAATAGTACGAATGACGTAGAAATAATAGTATCATTAAACAcctaatttcttttttctttcaaacgTCAACATACACAAactttatcttttgttcttttgAAAGTCAGCCAGCAACTTCAATACCGTAAAAGTTGGCATGTTTATTTCGTCAACCGAATTTTCTATACTGTGGCAGTTAATATAATGCCTGATAGGTTTTAAGGTTAAGTTTCAATTATAACAATATTATCTTCTGTTatatttttgggtaaacaaaaaggaaagaataaagATAATTAGCAAGATTGCTACTGgattcaaaataaagaaagaaagaagaattaGTTACTGCATTAATGATCATTAAGAGGCAGCTCAACTTAAGGAGTGAACGAATATTCAGTTACAATCATTAATGGTCAATCAAGAAGCATTTTTGACTCAATCAAGGGAACCCATTCCAGTTTCAAAGAATATGCTCCTTGAAATCAGCCGGAACATGAAAGGTCACATCCGAGTCTGGGCCAGTCAAAGAGCAAGATTCAAAGAAGTATCTCTTGGGTCAAATCCCTTAATCAAAGATTTTGAGCCTCATGTTTCCAATAAAGATTTAATGGCTCTTTTCTCTGGTATAAAAGGGAAGCTCTCTCAAGAAGAAGACCTTGCAACTACAAAAAGAGCATTCCAAATCTGTCTACTTCTTAGTTCAAACATTGTAATTCTGAGTTATCAGTATCTCAAAAGATAGAGAGATCTAGAGTGCAAAAGAAAGTTGTGTCACTTGATTAGAACTCAATTGCTGATTCTATATATTGATGGATACCATCGTGTAAATTTATTCAAGATCTTAAGAGAACTCTTGTGACCCAAGGGAACTGGATGTAAGTACCACAACGGTATCGAACCAGTATAAATCGTGTATGTCTTACTATTGCTCTTTACTGCTTTTACTCCTTCTGTCTCGTGGATTAGTCAATTAATGTTCATATTAGCCGACTAAATTTTAATCCCcgcctcttgtactttcaatgcCAACAGAACCGCAGTCTTCAACCTCGGGCCTGATAAGAAAATTCCTGCCAGAAACAACATAACATCCATTACAAACAAATTAAAGCCATGAAATGATGAAATATGAAGAACTAAATAGATAAGAATTCTACTTCTTTACATTAACAGTGTAACTAAGTTTTTTACACACTGAGATTAAGAGCACGACTTGCAGCACCAAGTAACTCTTTAAAATAAATCTAATTTGGTAATAtggaaaataaagtaaataacttGACATAATGAGTCGAAATGCATTGGTGGTAGAAAATTTAACACGACATCGATAATATTTTGGGCACACTACTAGTCTTAAGAGGGAGAATGCACCTTAATTTTGAGTGCGAACAAAGGCATCAGCCAGCATCAGACCAAGCTGAACTTGTGCTGGAGTTGTAAGGTGCAAAAAATCTGGCCCAACTGGTAGCCCTTTAGCATCAACACATCTCAGGTTCGGAAGCTTAAGCCCCAGCTGAGCTTTCCTGATCTCCTCTATATAAGGCCCTGGTGCTGTCGCCAATGCCACCTACacccacaacaacaacaacaacggcaGCACAATAACCAACGAAAATTAGTCAAAATCTTGATCTAGCTTCGAGTTGTATAGGGACCCATCTTAAGAAATTCTCCATAATGACATGGGAAATACATGAGAATAATGGAATAGTAGTAAACTATTTACAACCAAGAGTCTTAGCGGGATGGTCCCTCTATCCTTAATCAGAGGTTTCAGGTTTGGGCCCTAAAATGGAGACTTCTTGGTAGTGAGCGATTCACCTCATAGTGGACCTACTCGTCACTAATCTGGATTAATAATTAGCCGAGCTAGTAAGTTTTGAATACCGGATGGTTAACATGAGCATTGACTTTCTCTGTGAACAAAAGATCATTTCATTACCTGAACAATAGGGAGTATAGGCAGCTGCAGATCCTTGCGCAcatgtttgaagaatttcttcaaTCTGCCTTTATACAATGCAGCATCTTCAGGGTCCACAGCGTCACTCTCTCCCTGGTACCACAGCATCCCTCGTATTGTCCCTCCGCCTTGCAACGCCGCCTTCGTCCTCCTTATCATTTCATTGTAGAGCCAACCACCACGAGCCCATTGAGTAATATTTGTGCCGCCAATAGCACACGGGACCAACCCAATCACTCCAATATTCGGGTCGCTCTTCAAGAGTGTATTGGCAAATGACATACCAGGACCAACCCCACAAGTTTTGTTCACATCTCTGTCTTTGTGTAGAGGTtctttagcctcaacccatttaagTTCTGCGCTAAGTCGGACGATTGATGGATTGGGCTGACATTCAGGTGGAACGACACCATCCCAAGTCAAATTAACCATACCTGCTGGGCTGGTATGATTAAAGACTCCACCACGGCCTGACATGTTGCTCTGTCCTGATAAAATGAATATGTTCTTGACTTTTGAAGCACAACCATTTGTTACATTAGCCGTTGCCACCCACGCGGTGTGcaccaaaaacatcaaaaaaagaAGGGAATGCATTGTTTTCCAGAACACAGGTTCAAATTTTGAGAACATCTTCAAGTCTTCcttttaaacaaattaaagagGGACTCCGAGGAAAAGAGGGTTGTTGGCCTTTCCTTTTAGCAAGATGATTGATTCCTTGTTAATTCAGTATTAGATTCATTCCACTTGCTACTATTTTTATTCAACACTACTAATCAGCTACAGTATGACCTTTGGATATGACTACAAGACAAAACTTTTTATATGCGAATGAATGAATACAGTGTTTCCACATTAATCAAGCCTTTGACCAGCCCCTTACCCTAAACTAACACATTGGGCACTATTGTATCACGAGTTAATTCTTAATTAATCACTTGCATTTCTACATGCTTGTGTTGCAAAACGTCTACTGCAATAATTTATTTGAACTTCTCGTCCGTTAAGAGAAGGCAACAAAAGTAGAGGAAAACAAAAATGTACCAAAAGTCCATCCTACTGACATTATAGCTCCTCCCGGGTTAGCAGCAAGGATAGATCAAGATTATTCCAAGaatgattttaaatatttattgtacGTGAAGGATTTATATTAAgttatataaattttttaaaggcatttttcatgaattaattaATTCTCAACTTCTGCATCCAATGATAAGCCGGCCACAAATTTAACATCCTCCCTGTAGGCTCACAATCAATTCATTTCTAGAAACTTCTCCAAATACTATAACTCTCAGTtcttaaaagaaagacttttagtTTTCCAGAATTTTGTCGACCAAGCATGCTATTAAAATGATAGACTTTATGTGTAGAAGCCATTTTTTAGTTTACATGATTTCGTGCACGTCACAAGTAATATGGTTACGTAAACTACTCCTCCAGCTAAGAAGCCAATGCTGCtctttttggattgaattggtCTGTATTGAAGGGTTACTGTTGGTTTCCCACGTCGGATAAGGAATATTTGGTCATGGGAAATCTTCACCTTATAATAAAATAACTTTTAAGATGAAGTTAACTCAAGGTCTATTTCTTTTTATAGATTTATTCTAAATGGAGTCAATAAAGTTTCTTCTTATTATTTGCCCCATGGTGCTAAAGGGCCTTTCATGTTTGGCTAAAGattcatatttttgcatgtaGTTTTTCTTGCATTATGCCTCAATCTTGTTAATTGTGGCGTGAA contains:
- the LOC107823771 gene encoding putative carbohydrate esterase At4g34215, yielding MFSKFEPVFWKTMHSLLFLMFLVHTAWVATANVTNGCASKVKNIFILSGQSNMSGRGGVFNHTSPAGMVNLTWDGVVPPECQPNPSIVRLSAELKWVEAKEPLHKDRDVNKTCGVGPGMSFANTLLKSDPNIGVIGLVPCAIGGTNITQWARGGWLYNEMIRRTKAALQGGGTIRGMLWYQGESDAVDPEDAALYKGRLKKFFKHVRKDLQLPILPIVQVALATAPGPYIEEIRKAQLGLKLPNLRCVDAKGLPVGPDFLHLTTPAQVQLGLMLADAFVRTQN